In Chelonia mydas isolate rCheMyd1 chromosome 10, rCheMyd1.pri.v2, whole genome shotgun sequence, a single window of DNA contains:
- the RAMAC gene encoding RNA guanine-N7 methyltransferase activating subunit has translation MTSSLEVPLNYEEMFSHRFTSGDEEYQEYLKHPADPPPLVEEWKNRSGGNQRNRDRFQDGRQFRGRGDRHDWQGGNRSNQWPGRSWGNSYQQHRQGQSYYPQYEYGYNSYNPRPHYGRY, from the exons ATGACTTCCTCGCTCGAAGTTCCTCTGAATTATGAAGAGATGTTTTCTCATCGATTCACATCAGGAGATGAGGAATATCAAGAGTATTTAAAACACCCAGCAGATCCACCTCCTCTAGTAGAAGAATGGAAAAACAGATCTGGTGGTAACCAAAGAAATAGAGATCG GTTTCAAGATGGCAGGCAGTTTAGAGGCAGAGGTGACAGGCACGACTGGCAAGGTGGTAATAGATCTAATCAGTGGCCAGGAAGAAGCTGGGGTAACAGCTACCAACAGCACAGACAAGGACAGTCTTACTACCCCCAGTATGAATATGGCTACAACTCCTACAATCCAAGGCCTCATTACGGCCGCTATTAA